In Haloterrigena turkmenica DSM 5511, a single genomic region encodes these proteins:
- the lysX gene encoding lysine biosynthesis protein LysX — translation MTLQVGILYSRIRKDEKLLLNELRERDHEIEKIDVRKQTFDISEAPEEFADLDIVVDRCLATSRSLYATQFFEAYGIPVVNSHETADICADKVKNSLALEKAGVPTPATKVAFTKETAMEAIEEFGYPCVLKPVVGSWGRLMAKIDSKDAAEAILEHKATLGHYEHKVFYVQEFVEKPGRDIRVLATDGEPIAGMVRSSDHWITNAAKGAETDVFEPDEEAKALVKKASDAVGGGLLGIDLMETEDGYTVHEVNHTVEFKALDGAVETDVAGTVVDWLESKADAETEDELEVSA, via the coding sequence GTGACCTTGCAAGTAGGAATACTCTATTCCCGGATCCGCAAGGACGAGAAGCTCCTCCTGAACGAGCTTCGCGAGCGCGACCACGAGATCGAGAAGATCGACGTCCGCAAGCAGACCTTCGACATCAGCGAGGCGCCCGAGGAGTTCGCGGACCTCGACATCGTCGTCGACCGCTGTCTCGCCACGAGCCGGAGCCTGTACGCCACGCAGTTCTTCGAGGCGTACGGCATCCCCGTGGTCAACAGCCACGAGACCGCGGACATCTGCGCCGATAAGGTGAAAAACAGCCTCGCACTCGAGAAGGCGGGCGTACCCACGCCCGCGACGAAGGTCGCCTTCACCAAGGAGACCGCGATGGAAGCCATCGAAGAGTTCGGCTATCCCTGCGTCCTCAAACCCGTCGTGGGCTCGTGGGGACGCCTGATGGCCAAGATCGACTCGAAGGACGCCGCGGAGGCGATCTTAGAGCACAAGGCGACGCTGGGCCACTACGAGCACAAGGTGTTCTACGTCCAGGAGTTCGTCGAGAAGCCCGGCCGCGACATTCGCGTGCTCGCGACCGACGGCGAACCCATCGCCGGCATGGTCCGATCCTCCGACCACTGGATCACCAACGCCGCCAAGGGTGCCGAGACGGACGTCTTCGAGCCCGACGAGGAGGCGAAAGCCCTCGTGAAGAAGGCCAGCGACGCCGTCGGCGGTGGCCTGCTGGGCATCGACCTGATGGAAACTGAGGACGGCTACACCGTCCACGAGGTCAACCACACGGTCGAATTCAAAGCCCTCGACGGCGCCGTCGAGACCGACGTCGCCGGCACCGTCGTCGACTGGCTCGAGTCGAAAGCCGACGCCGAGACCGAAGACGAACTCGAGGTGAGCGCCTGA
- the lysW gene encoding lysine biosynthesis protein LysW, with translation MTECVECGAEVSLHDDLEVGEIVDCTTCGAELEVVDTEPPVLERAPELEEDWGE, from the coding sequence ATGACCGAATGCGTCGAGTGTGGGGCTGAGGTGTCCCTGCACGACGATCTGGAAGTGGGAGAGATCGTTGACTGTACCACGTGCGGAGCAGAGCTGGAAGTCGTCGACACCGAGCCGCCAGTCCTCGAGCGAGCCCCGGAGCTCGAAGAGGACTGGGGTGAGTGA